A genomic window from Chaetodon trifascialis isolate fChaTrf1 chromosome 22, fChaTrf1.hap1, whole genome shotgun sequence includes:
- the LOC139350973 gene encoding protein mono-ADP-ribosyltransferase PARP11-like, with protein sequence MKDLYPDKDRDPVRGSLKPDSAMLAIRSSEEESAEIEEMDTSEPNWCWFYLAECGVWHMFEIDPSAACSVTSAQIEQCYNRNQRGVMEFYTAKYTYRLDFSVMRQINVTTGKQRPIKRSLHSATGFRFICDNLALPVPCHWERINTDEPYQLIQLGRDTYEFKEVARLYERTMDHPVKSIQRIQNLDLWEFFCRKKTQLRKVKRTLDIEERMLFHGTGHSNIQAICTFNFDWRLTGSHGDVYGKGSYFARDAKYSSKFCHTTGKHNTTLQRHGLAPPIFASEPPYKTMFLARVLVGEYTVGHPMYCRPPSKDASFTNFYDSCVDDMANPKIYVIFDSNQIYPEYLIEFY encoded by the exons ATGAAGGATTTATATCCCGATAAGGACAGGGACCCAGTTAGAGGCAGCCTGAAACCTG ATTCAGCAATGTTAGCCATCAGATCGTCAGAGGAGGAGTCCGCAGAGATTGAGGAGATGGACACCTCAGAGCCCAACTGGTGCTGGTTCTACCTGGCTGAGTGTGGGGTGTGGCACATGTTTGAG ATCGATCCCAGTGCAGCCTGCTCCGTGACGAGCGCTCAGATCGAGCAGTGCTACAACAGAAACCAGCGAGGTGTCATGGAATTCTACACAGCCAAGTACACCTACAGGCTGGACTTCTCAG TCATGCGGCAGATAAACGTAACGACAGGAAAGCAGCGGCCAATCAAAcgctccctccactctgcaACTGGCTTCAG GTTTATTTGTGATAATCTTGCCTTGCCTGTTCCCTGTCACTGGGAGAGAATCAACACAGATGAGCCCTATCAG ctcatccagctcGGAAGAGACACCTACGAGTTTAAAGAAGTCGCCAGACTGTATGAAAGGACCATGGATCATCCAGTCAAATCCATCCAGAGGATTCAGAACCTGGACTTATGGGAATTCTTCTGCAG gaagaaaacacagttgCGAAAAGTCAAGCGCACTTTGGATATTGAGGAGCGAATGCTGTTTCATGGCACAGGGCACAGCAACATACAAGCTATATGTACGTTTAACTTTGACTGGCGGCTGACAGGGAGCCATGGCGATGTCTACGGCAAAG GGAGCTACTTTGCCCGGGATGCCAAATACTCCAGTAAATTCTGCCACACCACAGGGAAGCACAACACCACCCTGCAGAGACACGGACTCGCCCCGCCAATATTTGCCAGTGAGCCGCCCTACAAGACCATGTTCCTGGCCAGAGTGCTTGTCGGAGAATACACGGTCGGTCATCCCATGTACTGCAGACCGCCCTCCAAGGATGCCAGCTTCACCAACTTCTACGACAGCTGCGTGGACGATATGGCCAACCCAAAGATTTATGTCATTTTTGACAGCAATCAGATTTACCCAGAGTATCTGATTGAGTTCTATTGA
- the LOC139350804 gene encoding protein mono-ADP-ribosyltransferase PARP11, producing the protein MWVDEDMEDMDTLDTPWCWYYLADCGRWHRFEDDPENPLSSEDIELYYKRNPKAVLDASSSSCHSKLDFSAMMRTDLNTGRQRRIHRGCNIERSCSCFSASPVFWEKFDPACPYQLIPLSELTPEYQCVAGYVRNEGLLHRSIVSISRVQNLDLWDIFCRKKKQLMRIQGVKDVQERRLFHGTQIKNVDNICKHNFDLRLTGQHGHIYGKGIYFAKYATYADKYSRESTDPLPVYGGETRGLNGEYTKIIFLARVMIGKSNVGQAHFLKPDHGISENTHDSCVNDIQHPTVFVIFDPNQIYPEYVIQYR; encoded by the exons ATGTGGGTGGATGAAGACATGGAAGACATGGACACGCTGGACACCCCGTGGTGTTGGTACTACCTGGCTGACTGTGGACGGTGGCACAGATTTGAG GACGACCCCGAGAACCCCCTATCGAGTGAGGACATTGAACTGTACTACAAAAGAAACCCAAAAGCAGTTTTAGACGCATCTTCATCCAGCTGTCACAGCAAGCTCGATTTCTCAG CAATGATGCGGACTGACCTCAACACGGGGAGGCAAAGAAGAATCCATCGAGGCTGCAACATTGAGAGAAG TTGTTCCTGCTTCAGTGCTTCGCCGGTCTTCTGGGAAAAGTTTGATCCAGCTTGTCCTTATCAG TTAATCCCTCTGAGTGAGCTCACCCCCGAGTATCAGTGTGTGGCAGGCTACGTGAGGAACGAGGGGCTGCTGCACAGATCCATCGTATCCATCAGCAGGGTACAGAATTTGGACCTGTGGGATATCTTTTGCAG gaaaaagaaacagttgATGAGAATTCAAGGCGTCAAAGACGTTCAAGAGAGAAGACTCTTTCATGGGACACAAATCAAAAATGTTGACAACATTTGCAAGCATAACTTTGATTTACGGCTAACTGGACAACACGGACACATATATGGCAAAG gaATATATTTTGCAAAGTATGCGACGTATGCGGACAAGTACAGCAGGGAGAGCACGGATCCGTTGCCTGTGTATGGCGGGGAAACGCGAGGCCTAAACGGTGAATACACTAAAATAATATTTCTGGCTCGGGTGATGATTGGGAAATCAAATGTTGGACAAGCACATTTCCTAAAGCCTGATCAtgggatttctgaaaacactcaCGACAGCTGTGTGAATGACATCCAGCATCccactgtttttgttatttttgaccCCAATCAAATATATCCAGAGTATGTGATTCAGTACCGATGA